In Nostoc sp. UHCC 0926, a single genomic region encodes these proteins:
- a CDS encoding alpha/beta fold hydrolase — protein sequence MENQVALLHQLTNQLGIRSFDVAGSSMGGAIATLYSQRYPEQLRSLAFIGSLLGVTDWASSLRNSIFDGINPFIPITKEQF from the coding sequence TTGGAGAATCAGGTTGCACTGCTGCACCAGTTAACGAATCAGTTAGGAATTCGCTCCTTTGATGTGGCAGGGAGTTCGATGGGGGGAGCGATCGCCACCCTTTACAGCCAGCGTTACCCGGAACAGTTGCGTAGCCTTGCCTTTATCGGTTCACTTTTAGGTGTGACTGATTGGGCTTCGAGCCTCAGAAATTCCATCTTTGACGGCATAAACCCCTTTATTCCAATCACCAAAGAACAGTTTTAA
- a CDS encoding ABC1 kinase family protein: MIVKTLPPSSRPIQEDSRNGTNRRGELDVIDIVPENGTQDLVVPQLRPSQTSPSLLAAQKVRITAQPETLYDPLGIAAHYQNKPLQVVRRIFAVLGPTLSFAFGLWSDSKRGIVVKNDRRRATQLRVLLTQLGPAYIKIGQALSTRPDLVPPVFLEELTKLQDQLPPFPNEIAYQFIKEELGAPPEEVYAELSAQPIAAASLGQVYKGKLKTGEEVAVKVQRPDLRERITIDLYILRNLAAWAQKKIKRVRSDLVGILDELGDRIFEEMDYIHEGENAERFFELYGHIKDVYVPQIYWEYTNRRVLTMEWINGTKLTQTEEISAQGIDARYLIEVGVQCSLRQLLEHGFFHADPHPGNLLATTDGKLAYLDFGMMSEIKPPQRYGLIEAIVHVVNRDFEGLAKDYVKLDFLSPETDLTPIIPAFARVFADAQGASVAELNIKSITDELSALMYEYPFRVPPYYALIIRSLVTLEGIAIFIDPNFKVLSEAYPYVSKRLLTDPAPQLRTSLQDLLFKDGRFRWNRLENLLLNARKSQDYDFDLVLNQGIEFLSSERGAFIRDKLVDESVNGLDALGKNILHNFTYLLRERVGLTAVNETPAATVEQQQTLEHIKRILGILRETRGFDPVQLAPQIAQLLVNSDVQRLGQQIASRFTQKAVARLIRQLLAS; encoded by the coding sequence ATGATTGTTAAGACACTTCCCCCTAGTTCCCGACCGATTCAGGAGGACAGTCGCAACGGCACAAATCGCCGAGGCGAACTGGACGTTATTGATATAGTGCCAGAAAATGGTACACAAGATTTGGTTGTGCCGCAGCTACGCCCGTCGCAGACATCGCCAAGCCTCTTAGCCGCCCAAAAGGTGAGGATAACTGCCCAACCTGAGACGCTTTACGATCCTCTGGGCATAGCGGCGCATTACCAAAACAAACCCCTGCAAGTTGTCCGACGGATTTTCGCCGTGTTGGGCCCGACTCTATCCTTTGCTTTTGGGTTGTGGTCGGATAGCAAACGGGGAATTGTCGTCAAAAATGACCGCCGCCGAGCCACTCAGCTACGAGTATTGCTGACCCAACTGGGGCCTGCTTACATCAAAATTGGACAAGCTTTGTCCACCAGACCGGATCTGGTTCCTCCCGTATTCTTAGAAGAATTAACTAAGTTACAAGACCAATTACCGCCTTTTCCCAACGAAATTGCTTACCAGTTTATCAAAGAAGAACTTGGTGCCCCTCCAGAAGAAGTTTACGCCGAACTCTCGGCCCAGCCAATTGCTGCGGCTTCATTGGGGCAAGTCTATAAAGGTAAGCTAAAAACTGGTGAAGAAGTCGCTGTTAAAGTCCAACGCCCCGATTTAAGAGAGCGGATCACAATTGACTTGTATATTTTGCGTAACCTTGCCGCCTGGGCGCAGAAAAAGATCAAGCGGGTAAGAAGTGACTTAGTTGGTATTCTTGATGAATTAGGCGATCGCATCTTTGAAGAGATGGACTACATCCATGAGGGTGAAAATGCCGAAAGATTTTTTGAGTTATACGGTCACATAAAAGACGTATATGTACCGCAAATTTACTGGGAATACACCAATCGTCGTGTGTTGACGATGGAATGGATTAACGGCACGAAATTAACTCAGACAGAAGAAATTAGCGCCCAAGGGATAGATGCTCGTTATCTAATTGAAGTGGGTGTCCAGTGTTCCCTACGCCAACTGCTAGAACATGGATTTTTCCACGCCGATCCCCACCCTGGTAATTTGTTAGCAACAACCGATGGCAAATTGGCTTATCTCGACTTTGGGATGATGAGCGAGATTAAGCCACCACAGCGTTATGGTTTAATTGAAGCGATCGTCCACGTCGTCAACCGCGACTTTGAAGGATTAGCAAAAGACTACGTTAAGTTAGATTTCTTATCACCAGAAACTGATTTAACACCAATTATCCCAGCTTTTGCCAGAGTCTTTGCTGATGCCCAAGGAGCCAGCGTAGCCGAACTTAACATTAAAAGCATTACCGATGAACTATCGGCTTTGATGTATGAGTATCCTTTCCGCGTACCGCCCTACTACGCTTTAATTATTCGCTCTCTGGTGACGCTTGAAGGGATTGCAATATTTATAGATCCCAACTTTAAAGTCCTCAGTGAAGCTTATCCCTACGTTTCTAAACGCCTGTTAACAGACCCAGCACCGCAATTAAGAACATCATTGCAAGATTTGCTATTTAAAGATGGCAGATTTCGCTGGAATCGCTTAGAAAACTTGTTACTTAATGCGCGTAAGAGTCAAGACTACGACTTTGACTTAGTGCTGAATCAGGGGATAGAATTTCTGTCATCTGAACGCGGTGCTTTCATTCGTGACAAGCTGGTAGATGAATCTGTTAACGGACTTGATGCTTTAGGTAAAAATATTTTGCATAACTTTACCTATCTGCTGCGAGAACGCGTTGGATTGACAGCAGTTAATGAAACTCCGGCGGCGACAGTTGAGCAACAACAAACCTTAGAGCATATTAAACGTATATTGGGTATTCTCCGAGAAACACGAGGCTTTGATCCAGTGCAACTTGCGCCCCAAATTGCCCAGTTATTGGTAAATTCTGATGTACAACGTTTGGGTCAACAAATTGCCAGCCGCTTCACGCAAAAGGCTGTAGCCAGGTTAATTCGGCAATTATTGGCATCCTAG
- the cysC gene encoding adenylyl-sulfate kinase translates to MRQQEDGVTVWFTGLSGAGKTTICQFVEKELRIQGYKVEVLDGDAVRQNLCKGLGFSKDDREENIRRIGFVAHLLARNNVIVLVSAISPDRKIREQVRQSIPYFIEVYVNASLEVCEQRDVKGLYKKARSREIKHFTGIDDPYEIPLRPEVECKTNQESVTQSATKVLEKLEELGYIVARVNDL, encoded by the coding sequence ATGAGACAACAAGAGGATGGTGTGACAGTATGGTTTACTGGTCTAAGTGGTGCAGGTAAAACTACCATCTGTCAATTCGTGGAGAAGGAACTGCGGATACAGGGATACAAAGTTGAAGTTCTGGATGGCGACGCGGTACGTCAAAACCTATGCAAAGGGTTGGGTTTCAGTAAAGACGATCGAGAAGAAAATATTCGGCGCATTGGCTTTGTGGCTCATCTTCTTGCCCGAAATAATGTAATTGTATTGGTTTCGGCCATTTCACCTGATCGCAAAATTCGAGAACAAGTGCGCCAAAGTATTCCATATTTCATTGAAGTTTACGTCAATGCATCATTAGAAGTTTGTGAACAGCGAGACGTAAAAGGGTTATATAAAAAAGCAAGATCCCGGGAGATTAAGCACTTCACTGGTATTGATGATCCTTATGAAATACCACTCCGTCCTGAAGTCGAATGCAAAACTAACCAAGAAAGCGTTACTCAAAGTGCAACTAAGGTCTTAGAAAAGCTGGAAGAGTTGGGTTATATAGTTGCTAGAGTGAATGATTTATGA
- the recN gene encoding DNA repair protein RecN, translating to MLLCLRIENFALIDQLELEFDAGLNVLTGETGAGKSIILDAIDAALGGKVSSRVIRTGTSRAMVEATFTSNAPLAAWLSEQEIDLLDENSVVISREITATVSNVRSRSRVNGVLVNRQIMGGMRDRLVEITAQGQTVQVGQSAQVRDWLDLYGGDSLMQQRHKVATNFSTYQQAHLALEKRRTSERERLQQFDLLTYQVQELGAANLSEPNELEQLGQERERLNHVVDLQQMSYKVYQALYQNDHETPAAADLLGDSEATLNHMVEYDTQLQPLLELVRDAQAAVMEVGRQINAYGDGLEADPHRLEEVEERVRELKQICRKYGPTLKEAIAYYQLIQGELAVLNDSEQSIENLEQQEKACFEKLTQASNQLTQLRSKAAANLESRLIAELKPLAMEKVKFQVEIVPASPTATGADKITFMFSPNPGEPLQPLTEIASGGEMSRFLLALKACFSQVDVAGTMVFDEIDVGVSGRVAQAIAEKLHQLSQRNQVLCVTHQPLVAAMADRHFRVDKLTINQEKGKKANNGNVEQRTVVRVTTLDNLTTRREELAQLAGGKSASDAIAFAESLLLQAANHRRGNQS from the coding sequence ATGTTGCTTTGCCTGCGAATTGAAAACTTTGCCCTAATTGACCAACTGGAATTGGAATTTGACGCGGGACTAAATGTGTTGACAGGTGAAACCGGCGCTGGAAAATCGATTATTTTGGATGCCATTGATGCCGCTTTGGGTGGCAAAGTCTCTAGTCGAGTGATTCGCACGGGGACAAGTCGGGCAATGGTAGAAGCTACTTTCACCTCAAACGCTCCCCTAGCAGCTTGGTTGAGTGAACAGGAAATAGATTTACTTGATGAAAATTCCGTAGTCATTAGCCGAGAAATCACAGCCACTGTTAGTAATGTCCGCAGTCGATCGCGGGTGAATGGCGTGTTGGTAAATCGGCAGATTATGGGAGGAATGCGCGATCGCTTGGTAGAAATCACAGCCCAAGGTCAAACGGTACAAGTGGGACAATCTGCCCAAGTCCGCGACTGGCTAGATTTATATGGCGGCGACTCCTTGATGCAGCAACGTCATAAAGTTGCCACCAACTTCAGTACTTACCAACAGGCGCATTTAGCATTAGAAAAACGCCGGACATCAGAACGGGAAAGGTTGCAACAATTCGACTTGCTCACCTATCAAGTGCAAGAATTGGGAGCAGCCAATCTCAGCGAACCGAATGAATTGGAACAGTTGGGACAAGAACGGGAACGCCTAAATCACGTCGTCGATTTGCAACAGATGAGTTACAAAGTTTATCAGGCTTTGTATCAAAACGATCATGAAACCCCAGCCGCCGCAGATTTATTGGGAGACAGTGAGGCAACATTAAATCATATGGTGGAATATGATACCCAACTGCAACCCCTATTGGAATTGGTGAGAGACGCGCAAGCTGCGGTAATGGAAGTGGGAAGGCAGATTAATGCCTATGGGGATGGTTTGGAAGCCGATCCCCACAGGTTGGAAGAGGTGGAAGAACGCGTTCGGGAATTAAAGCAAATTTGCCGCAAGTACGGGCCGACACTAAAAGAAGCGATCGCCTATTACCAACTTATCCAAGGGGAATTAGCGGTACTTAACGACAGCGAACAATCTATTGAAAACCTAGAACAGCAAGAAAAGGCGTGTTTTGAGAAACTTACCCAAGCAAGTAATCAGTTAACTCAACTGCGGAGTAAGGCGGCTGCTAATTTAGAATCACGTTTGATAGCTGAACTCAAGCCCCTAGCGATGGAAAAGGTAAAGTTTCAGGTTGAGATAGTGCCAGCTTCCCCAACTGCCACCGGAGCAGATAAAATTACCTTTATGTTTAGTCCCAACCCTGGAGAACCACTACAACCTTTAACAGAAATTGCCTCTGGCGGGGAAATGAGCCGCTTTTTACTGGCGCTGAAAGCTTGTTTTTCTCAGGTTGATGTGGCTGGGACAATGGTATTTGATGAAATTGATGTCGGGGTTTCGGGAAGAGTAGCCCAAGCGATCGCGGAAAAATTACACCAGCTAAGTCAACGTAACCAAGTATTATGTGTTACCCATCAACCTTTAGTTGCGGCAATGGCCGATCGGCATTTTCGCGTAGATAAGCTAACTATCAATCAAGAGAAAGGTAAAAAAGCTAACAATGGCAATGTTGAACAGCGTACCGTTGTGCGAGTTACTACCTTAGATAATTTAACCACTCGCCGGGAAGAACTAGCACAGTTAGCTGGTGGTAAATCTGCAAGTGATGCGATCGCTTTTGCCGAATCTCTGTTATTACAAGCTGCTAATCACCGTCGTGGGAACCAAAGTTGA